One region of Dysidea avara chromosome 1, odDysAvar1.4, whole genome shotgun sequence genomic DNA includes:
- the LOC136265589 gene encoding uncharacterized protein isoform X2 codes for MEIQLFIVIICLGEATITAAVIITNGPQDTTVCVNQFASISCGFTGADPNLVVPNWHIMKRTKTGAYKFYRETISVGSDSNIDGLKWIADPLNGNNSVLRVGPVDKADDQSSYQCSFGSVDSSIGVLTVLNIPVITGISVIQTNTAIVISWTSVHAVTYRVSLAGGGVTTSIIFTNNTQYTFHGIIMNKRYRITVIPINWICQGGGMVLAWLPHTVNRTTSTVAVTPTMKGNGHGRRHGKKAAIIITTIGLLILLIMAAIIVLVLVKYRYKLHFGNCKPKHLANQNRRNPDTVTVMSSNYVPISTSNPAVPQQDTYPDCDGVHGD; via the exons ATGGAGATCCAACTTTTTATAGTGATTATTTGTCTTGGTGAAGCAACAATAACTGCAG CTGTGATCATCACTAATGGTCCACAAGACACTACAGTGTGCGTAAATCAATTTGCTAGCATTTCATGTGGATTTACTGGAGCTGATCCTAACCTGGTAGTGCCCAACTGGCATATCATGAAGAGGACAAAAACTGGAGCATATAAGTTTTATCGTGAAACTATCAGTGTTGGATCTGACAGTAATATTGATGGGCTAAAGTGGATAGCTGATCCACTTAATGGAAACAATAGTGTGTTGAGAGTTGGTCCAGTGGATAAGGCTGATGACCAGTCATCATATCAGTGTAGTTTTGGCAGTGTAGACAGTAGTATTGGAGTATTGACAGTATTAA ATATACCAGTTATTACTGGAATTTCAGTGATTCAAACTAACACTGCCATTGTTATCTCATGGACCAGTGTTCATGCAGTGACCTACAGAGTATCACTGGCTGGTGGTGGAGTGACAACATCAATCATCTTCACTAATAACACTCAGTACACTTTTCATGGAATTATTATGAACAAACGATATAGGATAACTGTCATTCCCATAAACTGGATATGTCAAGGAGGAGGGATGGTGTTAGCATGGTTACCTCACACAG TGAACAGAACAACTTCAACTGTGGCAGTAACACCAACTATGAAAGGAAATGGACATG GTCGTAGGCATGGAAAGAAAGCAGCAATTATCATTACAACTATTGGACTGTTGATACTATTAATCATGGCAGCTATCATTGTTTTGGTCTTGGTTAAATATCGATACAAGCTTCATTTTGGAAATTGCA AACCTAAACATCTTGCTAATCAGAATCGTCGTAATCCAGATACTGTAACAGTAATGTCTTCAAATTATGTTCCCATAAGTACCAGTAACCCTGCAGTACCACAACAAGATACTTACC
- the LOC136265589 gene encoding uncharacterized protein isoform X1: MEIQLFIVIICLGEATITAAVIITNGPQDTTVCVNQFASISCGFTGADPNLVVPNWHIMKRTKTGAYKFYRETISVGSDSNIDGLKWIADPLNGNNSVLRVGPVDKADDQSSYQCSFGSVDSSIGVLTVLNIPVITGISVIQTNTAIVISWTSVHAVTYRVSLAGGGVTTSIIFTNNTQYTFHGIIMNKRYRITVIPINWICQGGGMVLAWLPHTAVNRTTSTVAVTPTMKGNGHGRRHGKKAAIIITTIGLLILLIMAAIIVLVLVKYRYKLHFGNCKPKHLANQNRRNPDTVTVMSSNYVPISTSNPAVPQQDTYPDCDGVHGD; the protein is encoded by the exons ATGGAGATCCAACTTTTTATAGTGATTATTTGTCTTGGTGAAGCAACAATAACTGCAG CTGTGATCATCACTAATGGTCCACAAGACACTACAGTGTGCGTAAATCAATTTGCTAGCATTTCATGTGGATTTACTGGAGCTGATCCTAACCTGGTAGTGCCCAACTGGCATATCATGAAGAGGACAAAAACTGGAGCATATAAGTTTTATCGTGAAACTATCAGTGTTGGATCTGACAGTAATATTGATGGGCTAAAGTGGATAGCTGATCCACTTAATGGAAACAATAGTGTGTTGAGAGTTGGTCCAGTGGATAAGGCTGATGACCAGTCATCATATCAGTGTAGTTTTGGCAGTGTAGACAGTAGTATTGGAGTATTGACAGTATTAA ATATACCAGTTATTACTGGAATTTCAGTGATTCAAACTAACACTGCCATTGTTATCTCATGGACCAGTGTTCATGCAGTGACCTACAGAGTATCACTGGCTGGTGGTGGAGTGACAACATCAATCATCTTCACTAATAACACTCAGTACACTTTTCATGGAATTATTATGAACAAACGATATAGGATAACTGTCATTCCCATAAACTGGATATGTCAAGGAGGAGGGATGGTGTTAGCATGGTTACCTCACACAG CAGTGAACAGAACAACTTCAACTGTGGCAGTAACACCAACTATGAAAGGAAATGGACATG GTCGTAGGCATGGAAAGAAAGCAGCAATTATCATTACAACTATTGGACTGTTGATACTATTAATCATGGCAGCTATCATTGTTTTGGTCTTGGTTAAATATCGATACAAGCTTCATTTTGGAAATTGCA AACCTAAACATCTTGCTAATCAGAATCGTCGTAATCCAGATACTGTAACAGTAATGTCTTCAAATTATGTTCCCATAAGTACCAGTAACCCTGCAGTACCACAACAAGATACTTACC